The genomic window TTTCGCTGATCATCTTCGCCGGTATCGCAGCCGGTCTTCCGACAGCTCTTGCCGGTACCCTCGAACTCGGCCGCACCGGCGCGCTGTCGACCAGCCTCATCCTGCTCGTCATTGTCGTCGCGATCCTCGTCATCGGTGTCATCGTCTTCGTCGAGCGCGCCCAGCGCCGCCTGCTGATCCAGTATCCGAAGCGCCAGGTCGGCAATCGCATGTTCCAGGGCGATACTTCGCACCTACCGCTGAAGTTGAACACTTCCGGCGTCATTCCGGCGATCTTCGCATCCTCGCTGCTGCTTCTGCCGGCGACGATTGCAGGCTTCGCCAGCACGACCTCGATGCCGGGCTGGGCGACTTCCATTGTCGCGGCGCTCGGTCACGGCCGGCCGCTCTACATGGTGCTCTATGCCGCGCTGATCGCCTTCTTCGCCTTCTTCTATACGGCCATCGTCTTCAATCCGAAGGACACGGCGGACAATCTGAAGAAGCATGGCGGCTTCATTCCCGGCATCCGTCCGGGTGAACGTACCGCCGAATACATCGACTACGTGCTGACCCGCATCACGATGATCGGCGCAATCTATCTCGTCTTCGTCTGCATCCTGCCGGAGATTCTGGTGTCGCAAACCGGCATCCCATTATCCCTTGGTGGGACTTCGCTTTTGATCGTGGTTAGCGTAACTCTTGATACGGTTGCACAGATCCAGGGTCACCTGATCGCGCAGCAATACGAAGGCCTGATCAAGAAATCGAAGTTGCGTGGAGGAAAGAGGGGGCGATGAGACTTATCCTTTTGGGGCCGCCGGGCGCGGGTAAGGGAACCCAGGCCCAGCGGATCGTGGAAAAGCACGGCATTCCGCAGCTTTCCACGGGGGACATGCTGCGCGCAGCCGTTCAGGCTGGTACTGAAATCGGCAGGCGCGCCAAGGCTGTCATGGACGCCGGCAAGCTCGTCTCAGATGAGATCGTCATCGCCATCGTTTCTGAGCGAATCGATCAGCCGGATTGCGCCAACGGTTTCATTCTCGACGGCTTTCCCAGGACGTTGGTCCAGGCGGATGCCACCGAGGCGATGCTGAAGGCAAAGGGTCTGGATCTCTCCGTCGTCATCGAATTCCGTGTCGATGACGCCGAACTGGTTCGGCGCGTTGCCGGTCGCTACTCCTGTGCGCAGTGCGGCAGCGTCTATCACGACACCGACAAGGTTCCGGCGAACGAGGGCGTTTGCGACAAGTGCGGTTCCACGCACTTCAAACGCCGCCCGGACGACACTCCGGAGACGATGACGGCCCGGCTGCAGGTCTACTACAAGGAAACCTCGCCACTGATCGGCTACTACCATGCCAAGGGCAAGCTCAGGTCCGTGGACGGCATGGCGGAGATCGATCAGGTGACCGCCGAAGTCGAAAGCATTCTTTCCAAGCTTTAAGGCTTTGAAAATAAAACTTGGCGGAACGGTTGCTTTTCAGCAGTGATTCCGCTAAACACCGCGCCAACTCGCGACATTCCATGCGATCGGCGCGGATTTCCCAGGGAAGTCCGGGTTCGGTCGTTTTGACATGTTGCGGACCTAAATTTGAACGGGCGGTTCTAAGGACCGCATAACGAAGCCCACTTGCCGGATGGCAACTGGAATGCAAGGAGAACAGGCGTGGCACGTATCGCTGGCGTCAACATCCCGACTGCAAAGCGCGTTGTTATAGCGCTGACCTACATTCACGGGATCGGTCCGAAATTCGCACAGGAAATCGTCGAGAAGGTCGGTATCCCGGCTGAACGTCGTGTGCATCAGCTGACGGATGCTGAAGTCCTTCAGATCCGCGAAGCCATCGACCGCGACTATCAGGTCGAGGGTGATCTTCGTCGCGAAACCGCGATGAATATCAAGCGCCTGATGGACCTCGGCTGCTACCGCGGCCTGCGCCATCGCCGCGGCCTTCCGGTCCGCGGTCAGCGCACGCATACCAATGCCCGCACCCGCAAGGGTCCGGCAAAGGCAATCGCTGGCAAGAAGAAGTAATTTCCGGGAAGCCGGAGTAGGGAGGCTGGCGGTCTGCGCCGGCCTCTTTTGAGTTTGGAGCGGGGTCAAATAGGCGCCGTTCCGGTGTAGCCGCTGGCATTACGGCGGTGAAGAGATCAACGAAAGGAATACCATGGCTAAGGAAGCCGTCCGCGTTCGCCGTCGTGAGCGCAAGAATATCTCGTCGGGTGTCGCTCACGTCAACTCGACCTTCAACAACACGATGATCACCATCACCGATGCGCAGGGCAATGCGATTGCCTGGTCGTCGGCTGGCGCCAAGGGCTTCAAGGGCTCGCGCAAGTCGACCCCGTTCGCTGCCCAGATCGCTGCCGAAGACTGCGCCAAGAAGGCCCAGGAGCACGGCATGAAGTCGCTGGAAGTCGAAGTCTGCGGCCCGGGTTCGGGTCGTGAATCGGCTCTGCGCGCGCTCCAGGCTGCGGGTTTCATGATCACGTCCATCCGCGACGTGACCCCGATCCCGCACAATGGCTGCCGTCCGCGCAAGAAGCGCCGCGTCTGATCATCGCTCTCGTCACCGGTGAGCGCCTTCGCGCTCCCGGTGGTTTTCAAGCTCGGTTGCCACGATTGGATGGTGGCAACGAACGGAAGGCAAACTCATGATTCAGAAGAACTGGCAGGAACTGATCAAGCCGAACAAGGTGGAGTTCTCTTCGAGCTCGCGCACCAAGGCGACGCTTGTTGCCGAACCCCTGGAGCGCGGCTTCGGCCTCACCCTCGGCAATGCGCTTCGTCGCGTTCTGCTCTCCTCGCTGCGCGGTGCTGCCGTCACGGCGGTGCAGATCGATGGCGTGCTGCATGAATTCTCCTCGATTCCGGGCGTCCGCGAAGACGTCACGGATATCGTGCTGAACATCAAGGAAATCGCCATCAAGATGGATGGCGACGACGCAAAGCGCATGGTCGTGCGCAAGCAGGGCCCGGGCGTTGTCACCGCTGGCGACATCCAGACGGTCGGCGATATCGAAATCCTCAACCCCGAGCATGTCATCTGCACGCTCGACGAGGGCGCCGAAATCCGTATGGAATTCACCGTCAACAACGGCAAGGGCTACGTTCCGGCCGAACGCAATCGTGCGGAAGACGCTCCGATCGGCCTCATCCCGGTCGACAGCCTCTACTCGCCGGTCAAGAAGGTGTCCTACAAGGTTGAAAATACCCGCGAAGGACAGGTTCTCGACTACGACAAGCTGAACATGACCATCGAAACCGATGGCTCGATCACCGGCGAAGATGCCGTCGCTTTCGCGGCGCGCATTCTCCAGGATCAGCTTGGCGTCTTCGTCAACTTCGACGAGCCGCAGAAGGAAACCGAAGAGGAAGCAGTCACCGAACTCGCTTTCAACCCGGCTCTCCTCAAGAAGGTGGACGAACTCGAACTGTCGGTCCGTTCGGCAAACTGCCTGAAGAACGACAACATCGTCTACATCGGCGACCTCATTCAGAAGACCGAAGCAGAAATGCTCCGCACACCGAATTTTGGTCGCAAGTCGCTGAACGAAATCAAGGAAGTTCTCGCTTCCATGGGCCTGCACCTCGGCATGGAAGTGCCGGCATGGCCGCCCGAGAACATCGAAGATCTCGCCAAGCGTTACGAAGACCAATACTGAGAAAACAAAAGGCAGGCTCTTTCGACTGCCTTTCCCCGTCAAACAGCAGGCATATCGCCTGCATGTGCCAGGAAACGGCAGGCCCGGTAACGAAGTAAGGGCTCTGCATTAAAGGAGAATAGCAATGCGCCACGCAAAGGCCGGCCGCAAGCTGAACAGAACTGCAAGCCACCGCAAGGCGATGTTCGCCAACATGGCGGCTTCGCTGATCACCCACGAGCAGATCGTCACGACCCTGCCGAAGGCCAAGGAAATCCGCCCGATCGTCGAGAAGCTCGTCACGCTCGGCAAGCGCGGCGACCTGCACGCTCGCCGTCAGGCGATATCGCAGATCCGCGACGTCGCCGTCGTCTCGAAGCTGTTCGACACGATCGCAACGCGCTACGCCACCCGCAACGGCGGCTACCTGCGCATCATGAAGGCCGGCTTCCGTCAGGGCGACAATGCCGCCATGGCCGTCGTCGAATTCGTTGACCGCGACACCTATGCCAAGGGCGCAGCCGACAAGGCCCGCGTCGCTGCCGAAGAGCAGGCCGTAGCAGCCTAAGATTTTCCGCTTCGCCGGAAACAGGACAGCCGGTGCTGCAAAGCCCGGCTGTTTTCGTTTGTGTATTGGCTGGGCGACCGGCCTACCTACAATGCCATATCTGCATCTCGGGCGGTCAATTGGCCGAGATGGTGACGGGACAAGCTCAATTGCGTAAAATGATTCAAACCGGGCCTCGACCACAGCTCCGCCGTCTCGCCACCTTGCTTTTCGTCATCGCCCTCGGACTGGCGCTGAGGCGCTTTGGCTACGCAATCGATCTGCCGTTCATTGTCGTCAAATACGGCGGATCGGCCCTGTGGGGCGCGATGGTCTATCTGCTGCTGGCGCTGTTTTTCGGGAGATTGCGACCGGCGGCAATTGTCGCCATGGCGCTGTTCGTGACGATCTCAGTCGAATTGTTCCGGCTCTATCACACGCCCTGGCTCGATGCGTTTCGGTTGACCACTGCGGGCGCATTGCTGCTCGGCCGTATATTCTCGCTCTGGAACATATTGGCCTACGTGATTGGAATCGCCATGGCCTGCGTGCTCGATCAGGCGCGGCCGGCAATGCGATCCCGCCGATAACCGGTCTTCACGAGGCTGGAGCCACCGCCCTCTGGCGCGATCGCCCCTGACCTTTCTTTCGGCTGCGCGCAATCGGCCGATAAGAGCGGTAGAGGATCAGCGCAATGATCAGTCCGACATAGATATATTGCTGGAGGTCGAGGATCTTGGTCGAGAGCGCGAAATGCAGCGCTCCGCAGGCGGCGATGATGTAGACGAGGCGATGCAGCCAGATCCAGTTATTGCCGAGCCGGCGGATGGAGAAATTGTTGGATGTCGCCGCCAGCGGCGCGAGCATCGCCAGCCCCGCCATGCCGAACATGATGAAGGGGCGCTTCAGCACGTCGTTGATGACGGCTTGGACATCCATTGCCTGGTCGAGCACCATATAGACGGTGAAATGCATCAGCGCGTAGTAGAAGGTCAAAAGGCCGAGCGCGCGGCGATAGCGCAGATAGTTCCAGCCGAAAAGCTCACGGGCAGGGGAGACGGCAAGGGTTGCGATCAGAAAACGGATCGTCCAGATGCCGAGGAAGAGCTCGAAGGTCTTGACCGGATCGGCGCCGAGCTGATCGGTTGCGCCTAGATAGAAGGTCCAGGCTGCAGGCACGAGCCCCACGGCATAAAGCAGCCAGACGGAGGCGGGCTGCCAGCGCTTCGGGATGGCAAGCGACAATTCCGCCATCAGAAATTCGCCTTCAGGTCCATGCCGGCATAAAGGCTCGCCACCTCATCGGCATAGCCGTTGAAGGGCAGGGTGGGGTGGCGGCTGGCGCCGAAGAAGCCGCTTTCGCCTATGCGCCGTTCGGTGGCCTGGCTCCAGCGGGGATGATCGACGGCCGGATTGACGTTGGCATAGAAGCCATACTCCTGCCGGTTGGTCACTTGCCAGGTGTTCTTCGGCTGCTGGTCGGTGAGTGTGATCCGGACGATCGACTTGATGCCCTTGAAGCCGTATTTCCACGGCACGACAAGGCGGATCGGCGCGCCGTTCTGGTTCGGCAGCGTTTCGCCGTAGAGCCCGACAGCAAGCAGCGTCAGCGGGTGGCGCGCTTCGTCGAGACGCAGCCCCTCGACATAGGGCCAGTCGAGCGATTGGAAGAAACCCTTCTGCCCCGGCATTTCCTCTGGCCGCACGACGGTTTCGAAGGCGACGTATTTGGCGCTGCCGAGCGGCTCCACCTTGTCGAGCAGCGATGCCAGAGGGAAGCCGTTCCAGGGAATGACCATCGACCAGGCCTCGACGCAACGCATCCGATAGGTGCGTTCCTCGATCGGGAACTCCTTCATCAGCGCTTCGATGTCGAAGGTGCCGGGCTTGTTGACCATGCCGTCGACCTTGACCGTCCAGGGGAGCGGCTTGAAATCGCCGGAAAGAGCGGCAGGATCACCCTTGTCGAGGCCGAATTCATAGAAGTTGTTGTAGGTCGTCACATCCTTGAGCGGCGTCGTCTTCTCATCAACCTTGTACTTGCTTTGGACGGCGGAAAGCGCAGCCGCGCTCGCCTTGCCGGCGCCGTAGAGCGCCATGGCGCCAAGCGCTGCAGCGCCCAGGAATTCACGGCGGCGCACATAGACCTGGCGCGGCGTGATCTCCGATGAGGCGATCTTCGGTGGGCGGTAGCTTGGCATGTCAAAACCTCCAGCGCGGCTTTCCGAATATAGTCTTAAACGAACCACCCGCATATTCGGATCAATCTCTATGCCCTGAATATCAGCGACGGGAAGCCAATTTTTTGTGTTCGGTCGTGAGGAATAAGCTGTAACCAGATGCCTTCTCGAACCGAATATGATCGATGCGCATCACATCGCTCCATCCGGCAGCGTACCGGATTTGGCCTTCACGGTAGTGACAGTCTCCATCGATTGGATTAGGACAATTCCAAAAAGCAGCGATCGCCTGGCCGGCAAGCTCCACAGCGGCCCGCTTCGCCTGACAATTCCTAGATATCGAGGAAGACACCGATGCCAGCTTACCGTTCCAGAACCACGACCCACGGACGCAACATGGCAGGCGCGCGCGGCCTTTGGCGCGCCACGGGCATGAAGGATTCGGATTTCGGCAAGCCGATCATCGCGGTGGTGAATTCCTTCACCCAGTTCGTGCCCGGCCACGTGCATCTGAAGGATCTCGGCCAGCTCGTCGCTCGCGAAATCGAGGCAGCCGGGGGCGTCGCCAAGGAATTCAACACGATCGCCGTCGACGACGGTATCGCCATGGGCCATGACGGCATGCTCTATTCGCTGCCCTCGCGCGAACTCATCGCCGACAGCGTCGAATACATGGTCAATGCCCATTGCGCCGACGCCATGGTCTGCATTTCCAACTGCGACAAGATCACGCCCGGCATGCTGATGGCGTCCCTGCGCCTCAACATCCCGACAGTCTTCGTATCGGGCGGTCCAATGGAAGCCGGCAAGGTCGTGCTGCACGGCAAGACGCATGCGCTGGACCTTGTCGATGCCATGGTCGCCGCTGCCGACGACAAGATCTCCGATGAAGACGTCAAGGTCATCGAGCGTTCGGCCTGTCCGACCTGCGGTTCGTGCTCCGGCATGTTTACCGCAAACTCGATGAACTGCCTGACGGAAGCGCTTGGCCTGTCGTTGCCCGGCAACGGCTCGACGCTCGCCACCCATGCCGATCGCAAGCGCCTCTTCGTCGAAGCCGGCCACCTGATCGTCGATCTCGCCCGCCGCTATTACGAGCAAGACGACGTCAAGGCGCTGCCGCGCACCATCGCCTCCAAGCAGGCCTTCGAGAATGCCATGGCGCTCGATATCGCCATGGGCGGTTCGACCAACACGGTCTTGCACATCCTTGCCGCCGCCCATGAAGGCGAAGTCGATTTCACCATGACCGATATCGATGCGCTGTCGCGCCGCGTGCCGTGCCTGTCGAAGGTGGCGCCCGCCAAGAGCGACGTGCATATGGAGGACGTCCACCGCGCCGGCGGCATCATGTCGATCCTCGGAGAGCTCGACAAGGGCGGCCTCTTGAACCGCGATTGCCCGACCGTTCATGCCGAGACGCTTGGCGATGCGATCGATCGCTGGGATATCACCCGCACCAATAGCGAAACGGTCCGCAACTTCTATCGCGCCGCCCCCGGCGGCATCCCGACCCAGGTCGCGTTCAGCCAGGAAGCCCGCTGGGACGAACTCGACACCGATCGCCAGAACGGTGTCATCCGCTCGGTCGAGCATCCCTTCTCCAAGGACGGCGGCCTTGCTGTGCTCAAGGGCAATCTCGCGATCGACGGCTGCATCGTCAAGACGGCTGGCGTCGATGAATCGATCCTGAAATTCTCCGGCCCCGCTCGCGTCTTCGAAAGCCAGGATGCCTCCGTCAAGGCGATTCTCGCCAATGAGGTCAAATCAGGCGACGTCGTCGTCATCCGCTACGAAGGCCCGAAGGGTGGCCCAGGCATGCAGGAAATGCTCTATCCGACGAGCTATCTGAAGTCGAAGGGCCTCGGCAAGGCCTGCGCGCTTATCACCGATGGCCGCTTCTCCGGCGGCACCTCCGGCCTTTCGATTGGCCACGTCTCGCCGGAAGCGGCAAACGGCGGCACGATCGGTCTGGTGCGCGAAGGCGACATGATCGATATCGACATCCCGAACCGCACGATCAGCCTGCGCGTCAGCGAAGCCGAGCTCGCCACCCGCCGCGTCGAGCAGGACGGCAAGGGTTGGCATCCCACGGAAGTCCGCAAGCGCAATGTCACGACCGCGCTGAAGGCGTATGCAGCCTTCGCAACCAGCGCCGACCGCGGCGCCGTGCGTGATTTGAACGCCCGCTGACCTACGGCGAACCCACTGATTAAAAGTCGGTTGCTTATCCAGCCGGTCGCTTTCACAGCGGCCGGTTGATGTTTTTATAGGTCTCGCCCAATTGCTTAAGCCGTTCGTCATAGGCGGCCTTCAGGCAGGCGGCATCAGCGGCGCATTCCTGTCGCTTCTTCAGCCATGCCGTCTGTTCGTCCTGCAGGGTTCCGCGCGAGCCCATCGCAAGCAGGCCGGAGAGAAGTTCGAAGGTCGTCGCCATCTTCACATCGGCATCATTGAGCGCACGAGTGTCGCAGATGACCTTTTCATCGGCCTTCAATTCCTTCGCATCGCAATCGAAGCTGGCGGCCGCGGTCACATTCGATGAGGAAATCAGGATCGCCAAACCAAAGGCCGCCGTCATCGCTTTTGTCGTCATCATCCAAGTGTCCCTGTTGCCGTCGTTCAGGCCAGCTTGCGCAAGGCCAGAGCCAGGAAGATGATGCAGACGAGCCAGACGGCAAGGATGAAGATCAGTCCGGACCGGCCGGAGGGGCGCTCGATGCGTCGTGCGGCTTCCTCGCGCAATTCGCGCATGACGTCGGCCGGAACGAGCCGCGTTGCCAGCAGGATGCCGAGCGGCACGATGACGAGATCATCGAGATAGCCGAGCACGGGAATGAAATCTGGGATGAGATCGATCGGCGACAGCGCGTAGGCGGCAACGGCGCCGGCCACCCCTTTCGCGTACCGGGGCACGCGCCGGTCCCCGGCGGCAAGCCATAGGGCGACGATGTCACGCTTCAGTGACTTCGCCCAGGTTTTGGCTTTTGATATCAGTTGCATGGCCAATCTTCCTGAATCAAATCCACAGCGACTTCAAGACATTCCCTCGCCGTGTTCTTCCATGCTTCCGCCCTCTTTCCTTTCTAGCGTCGGGCGCTACAACGTTGCTCAAGAGGATTCAAAAAGGATACCTATGCAAGGCCTGATCAAGCGCGCCTCCATCCCGCTGTTCGCACTCATGCTCGCTCTGCCGGCCGCGGCCGTTGCGCAGACGGCAAAGACCGTGCCGGAGAGCCAGATGCAAATGCAGCTCTCCTTCGCGCCATTGGTCAAGCAGACCTCAGGCGCCGTCGTCAACGTCTATGCGGAAAAGATCATCCAGCGCCAGTCGCCCTTTGCCGGCGATCCCTTCTTCGAGCAGTTCTTCGGCCAGCAGATGCCGAACCGCTCGGAAAAGCAGTCCTCGCTCGGTTCCGGTGTGATCGTCGAGGCGAATGGCACTGTCGTGACCAACAATCACGTCGTCGAAGGCGCCGACGATATCAAGGTGGCGCTGTCGGATGGCCGCGAATTCCCCTGCAAGGTGGTGCTGCGCGACGACCGTGTCGATCTCGCCGTATTGAAGATCGATACCAAGGAAAGCTTCCCGACACTGCCGATCGGCAATTCCGATACCGTCGAGGTGGGCGATCTCGTCCTG from Rhizobium sp. Pop5 includes these protein-coding regions:
- the ilvD gene encoding dihydroxy-acid dehydratase; this translates as MPAYRSRTTTHGRNMAGARGLWRATGMKDSDFGKPIIAVVNSFTQFVPGHVHLKDLGQLVAREIEAAGGVAKEFNTIAVDDGIAMGHDGMLYSLPSRELIADSVEYMVNAHCADAMVCISNCDKITPGMLMASLRLNIPTVFVSGGPMEAGKVVLHGKTHALDLVDAMVAAADDKISDEDVKVIERSACPTCGSCSGMFTANSMNCLTEALGLSLPGNGSTLATHADRKRLFVEAGHLIVDLARRYYEQDDVKALPRTIASKQAFENAMALDIAMGGSTNTVLHILAAAHEGEVDFTMTDIDALSRRVPCLSKVAPAKSDVHMEDVHRAGGIMSILGELDKGGLLNRDCPTVHAETLGDAIDRWDITRTNSETVRNFYRAAPGGIPTQVAFSQEARWDELDTDRQNGVIRSVEHPFSKDGGLAVLKGNLAIDGCIVKTAGVDESILKFSGPARVFESQDASVKAILANEVKSGDVVVIRYEGPKGGPGMQEMLYPTSYLKSKGLGKACALITDGRFSGGTSGLSIGHVSPEAANGGTIGLVREGDMIDIDIPNRTISLRVSEAELATRRVEQDGKGWHPTEVRKRNVTTALKAYAAFATSADRGAVRDLNAR
- the secY gene encoding preprotein translocase subunit SecY, whose product is MASAAEQLASNLNFSTFAKAEDLKKRLWFTLAALLVYRLGTHIPLPGLNPEAYAQAFRGQAGGILGLFNMFSGGAVQRMAIFALGIMPYISASIIVQLMTSVVPALENLKKEGEQGRKIINQYTRYGTVILGALQAYGIAAGLESGQGLVVDPGWFFRVSTVLTLLGGTMFLMWLGEQITSRGIGNGISLIIFAGIAAGLPTALAGTLELGRTGALSTSLILLVIVVAILVIGVIVFVERAQRRLLIQYPKRQVGNRMFQGDTSHLPLKLNTSGVIPAIFASSLLLLPATIAGFASTTSMPGWATSIVAALGHGRPLYMVLYAALIAFFAFFYTAIVFNPKDTADNLKKHGGFIPGIRPGERTAEYIDYVLTRITMIGAIYLVFVCILPEILVSQTGIPLSLGGTSLLIVVSVTLDTVAQIQGHLIAQQYEGLIKKSKLRGGKRGR
- the msrP gene encoding protein-methionine-sulfoxide reductase catalytic subunit MsrP, which codes for MPSYRPPKIASSEITPRQVYVRRREFLGAAALGAMALYGAGKASAAALSAVQSKYKVDEKTTPLKDVTTYNNFYEFGLDKGDPAALSGDFKPLPWTVKVDGMVNKPGTFDIEALMKEFPIEERTYRMRCVEAWSMVIPWNGFPLASLLDKVEPLGSAKYVAFETVVRPEEMPGQKGFFQSLDWPYVEGLRLDEARHPLTLLAVGLYGETLPNQNGAPIRLVVPWKYGFKGIKSIVRITLTDQQPKNTWQVTNRQEYGFYANVNPAVDHPRWSQATERRIGESGFFGASRHPTLPFNGYADEVASLYAGMDLKANF
- a CDS encoding adenylate kinase codes for the protein MRLILLGPPGAGKGTQAQRIVEKHGIPQLSTGDMLRAAVQAGTEIGRRAKAVMDAGKLVSDEIVIAIVSERIDQPDCANGFILDGFPRTLVQADATEAMLKAKGLDLSVVIEFRVDDAELVRRVAGRYSCAQCGSVYHDTDKVPANEGVCDKCGSTHFKRRPDDTPETMTARLQVYYKETSPLIGYYHAKGKLRSVDGMAEIDQVTAEVESILSKL
- the rpsM gene encoding 30S ribosomal protein S13; this translates as MARIAGVNIPTAKRVVIALTYIHGIGPKFAQEIVEKVGIPAERRVHQLTDAEVLQIREAIDRDYQVEGDLRRETAMNIKRLMDLGCYRGLRHRRGLPVRGQRTHTNARTRKGPAKAIAGKKK
- the rpsK gene encoding 30S ribosomal protein S11, which gives rise to MAKEAVRVRRRERKNISSGVAHVNSTFNNTMITITDAQGNAIAWSSAGAKGFKGSRKSTPFAAQIAAEDCAKKAQEHGMKSLEVEVCGPGSGRESALRALQAAGFMITSIRDVTPIPHNGCRPRKKRRV
- a CDS encoding DNA-directed RNA polymerase subunit alpha, with the protein product MIQKNWQELIKPNKVEFSSSSRTKATLVAEPLERGFGLTLGNALRRVLLSSLRGAAVTAVQIDGVLHEFSSIPGVREDVTDIVLNIKEIAIKMDGDDAKRMVVRKQGPGVVTAGDIQTVGDIEILNPEHVICTLDEGAEIRMEFTVNNGKGYVPAERNRAEDAPIGLIPVDSLYSPVKKVSYKVENTREGQVLDYDKLNMTIETDGSITGEDAVAFAARILQDQLGVFVNFDEPQKETEEEAVTELAFNPALLKKVDELELSVRSANCLKNDNIVYIGDLIQKTEAEMLRTPNFGRKSLNEIKEVLASMGLHLGMEVPAWPPENIEDLAKRYEDQY
- a CDS encoding lysozyme inhibitor LprI family protein, with protein sequence MMTTKAMTAAFGLAILISSSNVTAAASFDCDAKELKADEKVICDTRALNDADVKMATTFELLSGLLAMGSRGTLQDEQTAWLKKRQECAADAACLKAAYDERLKQLGETYKNINRPL
- the msrQ gene encoding protein-methionine-sulfoxide reductase heme-binding subunit MsrQ, translating into MAELSLAIPKRWQPASVWLLYAVGLVPAAWTFYLGATDQLGADPVKTFELFLGIWTIRFLIATLAVSPARELFGWNYLRYRRALGLLTFYYALMHFTVYMVLDQAMDVQAVINDVLKRPFIMFGMAGLAMLAPLAATSNNFSIRRLGNNWIWLHRLVYIIAACGALHFALSTKILDLQQYIYVGLIIALILYRSYRPIARSRKKGQGRSRQRAVAPAS
- a CDS encoding DUF2809 domain-containing protein translates to MVTGQAQLRKMIQTGPRPQLRRLATLLFVIALGLALRRFGYAIDLPFIVVKYGGSALWGAMVYLLLALFFGRLRPAAIVAMALFVTISVELFRLYHTPWLDAFRLTTAGALLLGRIFSLWNILAYVIGIAMACVLDQARPAMRSRR
- the rplQ gene encoding 50S ribosomal protein L17, which encodes MRHAKAGRKLNRTASHRKAMFANMAASLITHEQIVTTLPKAKEIRPIVEKLVTLGKRGDLHARRQAISQIRDVAVVSKLFDTIATRYATRNGGYLRIMKAGFRQGDNAAMAVVEFVDRDTYAKGAADKARVAAEEQAVAA
- a CDS encoding YkvA family protein, yielding MQLISKAKTWAKSLKRDIVALWLAAGDRRVPRYAKGVAGAVAAYALSPIDLIPDFIPVLGYLDDLVIVPLGILLATRLVPADVMRELREEAARRIERPSGRSGLIFILAVWLVCIIFLALALRKLA